Proteins encoded within one genomic window of Homo sapiens chromosome 21, GRCh38.p14 Primary Assembly:
- the IFNAR1 gene encoding interferon alpha/beta receptor 1 isoform 4 (isoform 4 is encoded by transcript variant 4): MTFQVQWLHAFLKRNPGNHLYKWKQIPDCENVKTTQCVFPQNVFQKGIYLLRVQASDGNNTSFWSEEIKFDTEIQAFLLPPVFNIRSLSDSFHIYIGAPKQSGNTPVIQDYPLIYEIIFWENTSNAERKIIEKKTDVTVPNLKPLTVYCVKARAHTMDEKLNKSSVFSDAVCEKTKPGNTSKIWLIVGICIALFALPFVIYAAKVFLRCINYVFFPSLKPSSSIDEYFSEQPLKNLLLSTSEEQIEKCFIIENISTIATVEETNQTDEDHKKYSSQTSQDSGNYSNEDESESKTSEELQQDFV, from the exons cgcctttttaaaaaggaatcctGGAAACCATTTgtataaatggaaacaaatacCTGACTGTGAAAATGTCAAAACTACCCAGTGTGTCTTTCCTCAAAACGTTTTCCAAAAAGGAATTTACCTTCTCCGCGTACAAGCATCTGATGGAAATAACACATCTTTTTGGTCTGAAGAGATAAAGTTTGATACTGAAATACAAG CTTTCCTACTTCCTCCAGTCTTTAACATTAGATCCCTTAGTGATTCATTCCATATCTATATCGGTGCTCCAAAACAGTCTGGAAACACGCCTGTGATCCAGGATTATCCACtgatttatgaaattattttttgggAAAACACTTCAAATGCTGAG agAAAAATTATCGAGAAAAAAACTGATGTTACAGTTCCTAATTTGAAACCACTGACTGTATATTGTGTGAAAGCCAGAGCACACACCATGGATGAAAAGCTGAATAAAAGCAGTGTTTTTAGTGACGCTGTATGTGAGAAAACAAAACCAG GAAATACCTCTAAAATTTGGCTTATAGTTGGAATTTGTATTGCATTATTTGCTCTCCCGTTTGTCATTTATGCTGCGAAAGTCTTCTTGAGATGCATCAATTATGTCTTCTTTCCATCACTTAAACCTTCTTCCAGTATAGATGAG tatttctCTGAACAGCCATTGAAGAATCTTCTGCTTTCAACTTCTGAGGAACAAATCGAAAAATGTTTCATAATTGAAAATATAAGCACAATTGCTACAGTAGAAGAAACTAATCAAACTGATGAAGATCATAAAAAATACAGTTCCCAAACTAGCCAAGATTCAGGAAATTATTCTAATGAAGATGAAAGCGAAAGTAAAACAAGTGAAGAACTACAGCAGGACTTTGTATGA